Proteins encoded in a region of the Gallalistipes aquisgranensis genome:
- a CDS encoding PIG-L family deacetylase, giving the protein MNGNYNLQIDGGLITEGVPYDIIHRYERIRTSVFPTEYDGVQHAADIIVGMINDHSREAAESGIDYSATPFALGLSTGRTPVGLYHELVKRYERGEVSFREVAVYSLDEFYPITAQEQQSRNFRIHEDFLNHVDILPENIHIPDGSIPLEEISSYCTAYDMEASNIDLMIIGMGIQGQVGFNEPGSYRNSRTRLVALNNATRESLSPIFYNNVEDTPRMAITLGMETIMKAKRIILLAWGEEKSDVVGKLVEGEVTVQVPVTLLQEHENIEVVVDENAAQGLTRIQAPWLVGPCRWTPKFIRKAAVWLCQQVDRPILKLTYQDYIDHSLGGLLDSVGRTYDRINIDVFNDLQHTITGWPGGKPDADDSTRPVPSKPYPKRVIVFSPHPDDDVISMGGTLHRLVSQGHDVHVAYQTSGNVAVHDDMVLQVMDTAREVGLGDRYDEIRRVIASKKRGEPEPRELLDVKGAIRRGEAKAACRLFGLDDSTNVHFLNLPFYETGGIKKSRLGEADIRIVVDLLRTIQPHQIYAAGDLSDPHGTHRVCIEAVLEALSRVKDDPWMKGCTMWLYRGAWQEWDLGVVDMAVPLSPEEMIAKRHAIYRHLSQKDIVPFPGADKREFWQRAEERTQNTARLYDRLGMAEYQAIEVFVRMM; this is encoded by the coding sequence ATGAACGGCAATTATAATTTGCAGATCGACGGGGGACTGATTACAGAGGGTGTCCCCTACGACATCATTCACCGCTACGAGCGGATCAGGACTTCGGTTTTCCCGACCGAGTACGACGGCGTACAGCATGCCGCCGACATCATCGTGGGGATGATCAACGACCACAGCCGCGAGGCGGCCGAGTCCGGCATCGACTATTCGGCCACGCCCTTCGCTCTGGGGCTGAGTACGGGACGGACGCCCGTGGGGCTCTATCATGAGCTGGTGAAGCGTTACGAGCGGGGAGAGGTGAGTTTCCGCGAGGTGGCGGTGTACAGTCTCGACGAATTTTATCCGATCACGGCGCAGGAGCAGCAGAGCCGGAATTTCCGCATCCATGAGGATTTTCTGAACCATGTGGACATCCTGCCCGAGAATATCCATATTCCCGACGGTTCGATTCCCCTGGAGGAAATCTCCTCCTACTGTACGGCCTACGACATGGAGGCGTCGAACATCGACCTGATGATTATCGGTATGGGCATCCAGGGACAGGTGGGCTTCAACGAGCCCGGCAGTTACCGTAACTCGCGTACGCGGCTGGTGGCCCTGAACAACGCCACGCGGGAGTCGCTTTCGCCGATCTTCTACAACAACGTTGAGGATACGCCCCGGATGGCCATTACGCTCGGCATGGAGACCATCATGAAGGCGAAGCGGATCATTCTGCTGGCCTGGGGCGAGGAGAAGTCCGACGTGGTGGGCAAACTGGTCGAGGGCGAGGTGACGGTGCAGGTGCCCGTCACCCTGTTGCAGGAGCACGAGAACATAGAGGTCGTGGTGGACGAGAATGCTGCGCAGGGGCTGACCCGCATCCAGGCCCCGTGGCTGGTGGGGCCTTGCCGGTGGACGCCCAAGTTCATCCGCAAGGCGGCCGTATGGCTCTGCCAGCAGGTGGACCGGCCGATCCTGAAGCTGACCTACCAGGACTATATCGACCATTCGCTGGGTGGTCTGCTCGACAGTGTGGGGCGTACCTATGACCGGATCAATATAGACGTGTTCAACGATTTGCAGCACACCATCACCGGCTGGCCCGGAGGCAAACCCGATGCCGACGACTCGACGCGGCCCGTACCTTCGAAGCCCTACCCGAAACGGGTGATCGTCTTCTCGCCCCATCCGGACGACGATGTGATTTCGATGGGCGGAACGCTCCACCGGCTGGTGTCGCAGGGACACGACGTGCATGTTGCCTATCAGACTTCGGGCAATGTGGCCGTACATGACGATATGGTGCTTCAGGTGATGGATACGGCCCGCGAAGTGGGTCTGGGGGACCGTTACGATGAGATACGCCGGGTGATTGCCTCCAAAAAACGGGGTGAGCCCGAACCGAGGGAGCTGCTCGACGTAAAGGGGGCGATCCGAAGGGGCGAGGCCAAGGCGGCCTGCCGCCTGTTCGGGTTGGACGACAGTACAAACGTGCATTTTCTCAATCTGCCTTTCTACGAGACGGGAGGCATCAAAAAGAGCCGGCTGGGCGAGGCCGATATCCGGATCGTGGTCGATCTGCTGCGCACGATCCAGCCGCACCAGATCTATGCCGCCGGCGACCTGTCCGATCCTCACGGCACGCACCGCGTCTGCATCGAGGCCGTACTGGAGGCCCTGTCGCGTGTGAAGGACGATCCGTGGATGAAGGGCTGCACCATGTGGCTTTACCGCGGGGCATGGCAGGAGTGGGACCTGGGTGTGGTCGATATGGCCGTGCCGCTGAGCCCCGAGGAGATGATCGCCAAGCGTCATGCCATCTACCGCCACCTTTCGCAGAAGGACATCGTGCCCTTCCCCGGTGCCGACAAGCGGGAGTTCTGGCAGCGGGCCGAGGAGCGCACGCAGAACACCGCCCGGTTGTATGACCGGCTGGGTATGGCCGAATACCAGGCCATCGAAGTCTTCGTGCGGATGATGTAG
- the ruvC gene encoding crossover junction endodeoxyribonuclease RuvC, translated as MKERPERIIMGIDPGTNTAGYGFLEVRGAAVHCIVLGDIALHQLKDPYRKLRHLFDRVGALIEEYRPDEVALESPFFGENVQSMLKLGRAQGVAMAAALTHDLPVFEYAPRRIKQAITGQGGASKEQVAALLKSMLHVEYDVKRLDATDGLAVALCHYFVSSAPINEACGDDRKKALGGGLKAVSRQGSRSWESFVSDHPDRLVRPVSGKRPVAEGAECPLEHRIQKRKP; from the coding sequence ATGAAGGAACGGCCGGAAAGGATCATCATGGGGATCGACCCGGGCACCAATACGGCCGGGTACGGTTTCCTGGAGGTGCGGGGTGCCGCCGTGCACTGCATCGTGCTGGGAGATATCGCGCTTCACCAGTTGAAAGACCCTTACCGGAAACTGCGTCATCTGTTCGACCGGGTGGGGGCGCTGATCGAGGAGTATCGTCCGGACGAAGTGGCGCTGGAATCGCCCTTTTTCGGGGAGAACGTCCAGAGCATGTTGAAACTCGGCCGGGCGCAGGGGGTGGCGATGGCCGCCGCGCTGACGCATGACCTGCCCGTGTTCGAATATGCCCCGCGCCGGATCAAACAGGCGATCACGGGGCAGGGTGGGGCCTCGAAGGAGCAGGTGGCGGCCCTGTTGAAAAGTATGCTGCACGTGGAGTACGACGTGAAGAGGCTGGACGCCACGGACGGGCTGGCGGTAGCGCTGTGCCACTATTTCGTCAGTTCGGCCCCGATCAACGAGGCTTGCGGGGACGATCGGAAAAAGGCTCTGGGCGGCGGATTGAAGGCCGTGTCGCGGCAGGGAAGCCGCAGCTGGGAGAGTTTCGTGAGCGATCATCCCGACCGGTTGGTGCGGCCGGTGTCCGGGAAACGGCCGGTGGCGGAAGGTGCGGAGTGTCCGCTGGAACATAGAATTCA
- a CDS encoding NAD(P)-dependent oxidoreductase codes for MLTDQIEAIVAGRYVEQEYPALREQTARWRASRPLDGLEILDATPIFHNTLLKHLALLAAGARLTLGVSRRLPNDAALLGRLAATGIPFEREESADPGTYDLVLDCAGAFSGRQARIGYAELTRSGARAYARCPRPVFMADEGIIKQIETCLGTGESYLRAMRTLGYGEWKGKKLVVFGSGKVGTGIILQAFRAGARVHVVTDPGTAGGRVRACAEEIADYRDRSAVARALEGAYAVVTATGVPHALEGRIPAEALVGSDTLLANMGVEDEYGPSIPDERVLERKAPLNFMLEEPTLLRYIDATMALHNEGALYMALRPRPAGPLLPPEETERKLLDITRREGLIGPELDLLTARKRTERPRK; via the coding sequence ATGCTGACAGACCAGATCGAAGCGATCGTGGCCGGACGTTACGTAGAACAGGAGTATCCGGCCCTGCGGGAACAGACCGCCCGGTGGAGGGCGTCCCGGCCGCTGGATGGGCTCGAGATACTCGACGCCACCCCCATTTTCCACAATACGCTGCTCAAACACCTCGCCCTGCTGGCCGCCGGGGCGCGCCTCACGCTGGGCGTCTCTCGGCGCCTGCCCAACGATGCCGCACTGCTCGGGCGTCTGGCTGCGACCGGCATTCCGTTCGAACGGGAGGAGAGCGCCGATCCGGGAACATACGACCTCGTGCTGGACTGCGCCGGAGCCTTTTCCGGCCGGCAGGCCCGGATCGGATACGCCGAACTCACCCGCTCCGGAGCACGGGCCTATGCCCGGTGTCCGAGGCCCGTCTTCATGGCCGACGAAGGAATCATCAAGCAGATCGAAACCTGCCTCGGAACGGGCGAAAGCTACCTGCGGGCCATGCGCACGCTGGGGTACGGGGAGTGGAAAGGAAAGAAACTGGTGGTCTTCGGCAGCGGCAAGGTGGGCACGGGCATCATTCTCCAGGCATTCCGGGCCGGAGCGCGGGTCCATGTTGTGACCGACCCGGGCACGGCAGGCGGACGGGTGAGGGCATGTGCCGAAGAGATTGCGGACTACAGGGACCGCAGTGCCGTGGCCCGGGCACTGGAAGGCGCCTATGCCGTCGTGACCGCCACCGGGGTTCCCCATGCGCTGGAAGGCCGTATCCCGGCCGAGGCACTCGTCGGATCGGACACCCTGCTGGCCAATATGGGCGTGGAGGACGAATACGGACCCTCGATCCCCGACGAACGGGTACTGGAGCGGAAAGCCCCCCTCAATTTCATGCTGGAGGAGCCCACCCTGCTCCGGTATATCGACGCGACGATGGCCCTCCACAACGAAGGGGCGCTTTACATGGCTCTCCGACCCCGGCCGGCCGGTCCCCTGCTCCCGCCCGAAGAGACGGAGCGGAAACTGCTCGACATCACGCGGCGCGAAGGGCTGATCGGTCCCGAACTCGACCTGCTCACGGCCCGGAAGCGGACGGAGCGCCCGAGAAAATAG
- the lpxD gene encoding UDP-3-O-(3-hydroxymyristoyl)glucosamine N-acyltransferase, translating into MEFTAEIIAGFLGGEIAGDKDAKVWTIAKIEEGTPGALSFLSNPKYEHYIYDTDSSIVIVSREFVPSRPVRATMIRVDDPYGCFAKLLELYVANKPQKTGISPLSSIHAGARLGENCYVGEFAVIGDGVTAGDGCKIYPHVYVGDRVRLGKNVTLNAGVRIYEDCVIGDNVILHAGCVIGADGFGFAPNEKGEFVKIPQIGNVVIEDDVEIGANTCVDRATMGSTRIRKGVKLDNLIQIGHNVVVGENTVCASQVGIAGSTKVGHSCMMGGQVGIAGHLTIGDGVKLASKSGVSNSIADGQTYMGSPALPGTKFHRAHAVYRNLPDLSNRVHQIEKALEKLLKEREAAE; encoded by the coding sequence ATGGAATTTACAGCCGAAATCATAGCAGGTTTCCTGGGCGGTGAGATCGCGGGAGACAAGGATGCGAAAGTGTGGACGATCGCCAAGATCGAGGAAGGTACCCCCGGGGCTCTCTCGTTCCTTTCCAATCCCAAGTACGAACATTACATTTACGATACGGACTCTTCGATCGTGATCGTGAGCCGGGAATTCGTTCCCTCGCGCCCGGTGCGGGCGACGATGATCCGGGTGGACGATCCCTACGGTTGTTTCGCCAAGCTGCTGGAGCTCTATGTGGCCAACAAACCGCAGAAGACAGGCATCAGTCCGCTCAGCTCGATCCATGCCGGTGCCCGGCTGGGCGAGAACTGCTATGTAGGCGAGTTTGCCGTGATCGGCGACGGGGTGACTGCCGGTGACGGCTGCAAGATATATCCTCATGTGTATGTCGGCGACCGGGTCCGATTGGGAAAGAACGTCACGCTCAACGCGGGGGTGCGTATCTACGAGGATTGCGTGATCGGCGACAATGTGATCCTGCATGCGGGATGCGTGATCGGGGCGGACGGTTTTGGTTTCGCGCCCAACGAGAAGGGTGAGTTCGTGAAGATTCCCCAGATCGGCAACGTGGTGATCGAGGACGACGTGGAGATCGGGGCCAATACCTGCGTGGATCGGGCCACGATGGGGTCTACGCGCATTAGGAAAGGTGTGAAGCTCGACAATCTGATCCAGATCGGGCATAACGTGGTGGTCGGCGAGAATACGGTCTGCGCCTCGCAGGTGGGAATCGCCGGTTCCACGAAGGTGGGACACAGCTGCATGATGGGCGGTCAGGTGGGGATCGCCGGTCATCTGACCATCGGCGACGGCGTGAAGCTGGCCTCCAAGAGCGGCGTGTCGAACAGTATCGCCGACGGACAGACCTATATGGGATCGCCCGCCCTGCCGGGAACCAAGTTCCACCGGGCGCATGCCGTTTACCGGAACCTGCCCGATTTGAGCAACCGGGTGCATCAGATCGAAAAGGCGCTCGAAAAGTTGTTGAAGGAGCGGGAGGCTGCCGAATAG
- the coaD gene encoding pantetheine-phosphate adenylyltransferase gives MERVALFPGSFDPFTLGHQAIVEQGLRIFDRIVVGVGANSEKHGLLTVENRERLIGDIYRGNPCVETVSYGGLTGDYCRQRGIRFILRGMRNTVDYEYERGMMLINQRLYPEITTVLLFTPPEYVAISSSMIRELVSYGNDPIELMPSNIDIKNYL, from the coding sequence ATGGAGAGAGTCGCATTGTTTCCGGGGTCGTTCGATCCTTTCACGCTGGGCCATCAGGCCATTGTGGAGCAGGGGCTCCGGATTTTCGACCGCATCGTCGTCGGGGTGGGGGCCAACAGCGAGAAGCACGGCCTGCTCACCGTGGAGAACAGGGAGCGTCTGATCGGCGATATCTACCGCGGGAATCCCTGCGTGGAGACCGTTTCCTACGGCGGACTGACGGGGGATTACTGCCGGCAGCGGGGAATCCGGTTCATTCTGCGGGGCATGCGCAACACGGTGGACTACGAGTACGAGCGGGGCATGATGCTGATCAACCAGCGGCTCTATCCGGAGATCACTACTGTCCTGCTGTTCACTCCGCCGGAATACGTGGCGATCTCCTCGAGCATGATCCGCGAGCTGGTCTCCTACGGGAACGACCCGATCGAGCTGATGCCCAGTAATATCGACATCAAGAATTACCTATAA
- a CDS encoding sialate O-acetylesterase, with translation MKKLLMILGLCSVFTLRAEVKFHPTLGDHMVLQQRSEATIHGSASPRSEIGVTCSWDGLVRKTRADGNGFWSVTVPTPAATAEPQTVTASGDGTATLEDVLIGEVWLCSGQSNMEMPMRGFPSQPTDGSLAEIMSSPRYRHLRLYTVGRKPADAPQASCSGEWKTCTPESVAAFSAVGYLFGKQLNETLGIPVGIVVSCYGGSNVEAWMSPATLAKYTPGRDYIPAEKADMPHRAPSTLYNGMLTPLLKMNFKGVVWYQGESNRSRAHIYARLLTDMIGLWRSEWNRPDMPFIICQICPYASREELAGALIMEAQQQVVRTVPGCSLVGTSDIGSPNFIHAPLKAPVARRAAAAALAGTYGLKGIPASGPLFRSVEFENGKALVSFDHTGLGLSPEKTDLDCFELAGEDRVFHPAKARVHKDRKRVVVSSEAVPAPVAVRFAFHSWHKTNLYNTEGLPAAPFRSDNW, from the coding sequence ATGAAAAAACTGCTTATGATCCTCGGCCTCTGCTCCGTCTTCACGCTACGGGCCGAAGTAAAGTTCCACCCCACCCTCGGCGACCACATGGTGCTCCAGCAGCGAAGCGAAGCGACCATCCACGGGAGCGCCTCGCCCCGCAGCGAAATCGGGGTGACCTGCTCGTGGGACGGCCTCGTCCGTAAAACCAGGGCGGACGGCAACGGCTTCTGGAGCGTCACCGTTCCCACGCCGGCAGCCACGGCCGAGCCCCAGACCGTCACCGCCTCGGGAGACGGAACCGCCACGCTCGAAGACGTACTGATCGGCGAGGTATGGCTCTGTTCCGGCCAGTCCAACATGGAGATGCCCATGCGTGGCTTTCCGTCCCAGCCCACCGACGGGTCCCTCGCGGAGATCATGTCGTCGCCCCGCTACCGGCATCTGCGTCTCTACACCGTGGGACGCAAACCGGCCGACGCACCCCAGGCCTCCTGTTCCGGAGAGTGGAAAACCTGCACCCCGGAGAGCGTGGCCGCATTCAGCGCCGTCGGATACCTGTTTGGGAAACAGCTGAACGAGACGCTCGGCATACCCGTCGGTATCGTCGTCTCCTGCTACGGAGGATCGAACGTGGAGGCATGGATGAGCCCCGCCACGCTGGCGAAATACACTCCCGGCCGCGACTACATCCCGGCCGAAAAGGCGGACATGCCCCACCGGGCCCCCAGCACCCTCTACAACGGCATGCTCACCCCGCTGCTGAAGATGAACTTCAAGGGCGTGGTCTGGTACCAGGGGGAGAGCAACCGTTCGCGGGCACACATCTACGCCCGGCTGCTGACCGACATGATCGGACTGTGGCGCAGTGAGTGGAACCGGCCCGACATGCCGTTCATCATCTGCCAGATATGTCCCTACGCCAGCCGTGAGGAACTGGCCGGGGCTCTGATCATGGAGGCCCAGCAACAGGTGGTGCGCACCGTTCCCGGCTGCTCGCTCGTAGGCACGTCCGACATCGGGTCGCCCAATTTCATCCACGCCCCCCTCAAGGCACCCGTAGCCCGGCGGGCCGCAGCAGCCGCACTGGCAGGCACGTACGGATTGAAAGGCATCCCCGCCTCGGGCCCCCTGTTCAGAAGCGTGGAGTTCGAAAACGGCAAGGCACTGGTCAGTTTCGACCACACGGGACTCGGACTCTCTCCCGAAAAGACCGATCTGGATTGCTTCGAACTGGCAGGCGAGGACCGGGTTTTTCATCCCGCCAAGGCCCGCGTCCACAAAGACCGCAAACGGGTAGTGGTATCGTCCGAAGCCGTCCCGGCTCCGGTAGCCGTCCGTTTCGCCTTCCACAGTTGGCACAAAACCAATCTCTACAACACCGAAGGCCTGCCCGCCGCCCCGTTCCGCAGCGACAACTGGTAA